A genome region from Crossiella equi includes the following:
- a CDS encoding LLM class F420-dependent oxidoreductase — protein MSTLGVVTPFWLDRPATEALDIAVAAERTGFGTLWIGEMATFDAFGLAGAVGQRTSRIALRVGPLAAGVRSPVALALGLSTVATLSGRRVDLALGASSPEIVTGWHGVPFPGAAGRMRTTVREVRAALAGERVAAGPGRGFRLREPLADNRISVAAFGPALTRVAVEEGDEVVLNLVTAGHTAHVRVAVDTLAQEAGRAAPPLAVWLPAALDPGEATLRQLRGQLAAYLAPPGYGEMATALGHGALVALARSGAPRAELAQRIPIELLEAVCALGSAAAIARRVREYTEAGAGHVGLVPATAEDPAGRRLLTAVAAEHGLVCPR, from the coding sequence GTGAGCACCCTCGGCGTGGTCACGCCCTTCTGGCTGGACCGGCCCGCCACCGAGGCCCTGGACATCGCGGTGGCGGCGGAGCGGACCGGGTTCGGCACGCTCTGGATCGGCGAGATGGCCACCTTCGACGCGTTCGGCCTGGCCGGGGCGGTGGGGCAGCGCACCTCCCGGATCGCGCTGCGCGTCGGGCCGCTGGCGGCCGGGGTACGCAGCCCGGTGGCGCTCGCGCTCGGGCTGTCCACGGTGGCCACGCTGTCCGGACGGCGGGTGGACCTCGCCCTCGGCGCGTCCAGCCCCGAGATCGTGACCGGCTGGCACGGCGTGCCCTTCCCCGGGGCCGCCGGACGCATGCGCACGACCGTGCGCGAGGTGCGGGCCGCCCTTGCCGGGGAGCGCGTGGCCGCTGGGCCGGGGCGCGGGTTCCGGCTGCGGGAACCCTTGGCGGACAACAGGATCTCCGTCGCCGCGTTCGGGCCCGCGCTCACCAGGGTGGCCGTCGAGGAGGGCGACGAGGTGGTGCTCAACCTCGTGACCGCCGGGCACACCGCGCACGTCCGGGTGGCCGTTGACACCCTGGCACAGGAGGCCGGGCGGGCCGCGCCGCCGCTCGCGGTGTGGCTGCCCGCCGCCCTCGACCCCGGCGAGGCCACCCTGCGGCAACTGCGCGGACAGCTCGCCGCCTACCTCGCCCCGCCCGGCTACGGCGAGATGGCCACCGCGCTCGGCCACGGCGCGCTCGTCGCGTTGGCTCGATCGGGAGCACCTCGTGCCGAGCTGGCACAACGGATCCCGATCGAACTGCTGGAGGCGGTGTGCGCGCTCGGGTCGGCCGCGGCGATCGCGCGCCGCGTCCGCGAGTACACCGAGGCCGGGGCCGGGCACGTGGGCCTGGTGCCCGCGACCGCCGAGGACCCGGCCGGCCGGCGGCTGCTCACCGCCGTCGCCGCCGAGCACGGGTTAGTCTGCCCGCGATGA
- a CDS encoding ArsR/SmtB family transcription factor, with product MAETPDPELVRALRALANPVRLQLLAWLREPEEEAGVCVSHLQARAGLAQSTVSAYLAELERAGLVRSTRVGKWTHYRRDEQRIAELVSTLGSTL from the coding sequence ATGGCGGAGACCCCGGATCCGGAGCTGGTGCGGGCGCTGCGGGCGCTGGCCAACCCCGTGCGCCTCCAGCTGCTGGCGTGGTTGCGGGAACCGGAGGAGGAGGCCGGGGTCTGCGTGAGCCACCTGCAGGCCAGGGCCGGACTGGCGCAGTCCACGGTGTCGGCCTATCTGGCCGAGCTCGAGCGGGCCGGGCTGGTGCGGTCGACACGGGTGGGCAAGTGGACGCACTACCGCCGGGACGAGCAGCGCATCGCGGAGCTCGTGAGCACGCTGGGCAGCACCCTCTAG
- a CDS encoding ADP-ribosylglycohydrolase family protein, with translation MTHPTDPASHRTRALHALTGLALGDVLAENFADHHDFDRGYGPAMNRPLRKIHQGSPWRQEAESLFDGKGSWGNGAAMRAAPLGAWHATNPTEAARQAARRAEVTHTHPAAIAGAMAIAVARARLALFPSRVPDCSARARARGPGCGPRAQLPAAPAPPPTPADRSPGPFRFPDFSHDRVMSPRGASSRA, from the coding sequence ATGACCCACCCCACCGACCCCGCGTCCCACCGAACCCGCGCCCTGCACGCCCTGACGGGCCTGGCCCTGGGCGACGTCCTGGCCGAGAACTTCGCCGACCACCACGACTTCGACCGCGGCTACGGCCCGGCGATGAACCGCCCGCTCCGCAAGATCCACCAAGGCTCCCCGTGGCGCCAGGAAGCCGAGTCCCTCTTCGACGGCAAGGGCTCCTGGGGCAACGGCGCGGCGATGCGCGCGGCCCCCCTGGGCGCCTGGCACGCGACCAACCCCACCGAAGCCGCCCGCCAGGCCGCCCGCCGGGCCGAGGTGACCCACACCCACCCGGCCGCGATCGCGGGCGCGATGGCCATCGCGGTGGCCCGTGCGCGCCTGGCGCTCTTCCCGTCGCGCGTGCCTGACTGTTCTGCGCGAGCGCGAGCGCGCGGGCCCGGGTGTGGGCCCCGCGCGCAGCTCCCGGCCGCACCCGCGCCACCGCCTACCCCAGCGGATCGTTCGCCGGGGCCATTTCGTTTCCCTGATTTCAGCCACGACCGGGTGATGTCCCCGCGTGGTGCCTCGTCCCGGGCGTAG
- a CDS encoding HAD-IA family hydrolase: MTAEIPCRAVLFDCDGVLVDSTGPAEDAWRQWAREHGLDEHAVLAGIHGRRSADTVAAWLPPEQHEQGQARIERIEIDGAEGTQPIPGVRELLASLPEGRWAVVTSATRDLLHARLTAAGLPIPAVTVTGPDVTEGKPAPEGYLRGAELLGVPVGECVVVEDSTAGIKAGLAAGAAHVLGVGKGEEAEAATSAVPDLTGVRWTGAGLSVG, from the coding sequence ATGACTGCCGAGATCCCTTGCCGCGCCGTGCTCTTCGACTGCGACGGGGTGCTCGTCGACTCCACCGGACCCGCCGAGGACGCCTGGCGCCAGTGGGCACGGGAGCACGGCCTGGACGAGCACGCGGTGCTGGCGGGCATCCACGGCCGCCGCTCGGCCGACACCGTCGCCGCGTGGCTGCCGCCCGAACAGCACGAGCAGGGCCAGGCCCGCATCGAGCGCATCGAGATCGACGGCGCCGAGGGCACCCAGCCGATCCCGGGTGTCCGCGAGCTGCTGGCCAGCCTGCCCGAGGGCCGCTGGGCCGTGGTCACCTCCGCCACCCGCGACCTGCTGCACGCCCGCCTCACCGCGGCCGGGCTGCCGATCCCGGCGGTCACCGTGACCGGGCCGGACGTCACCGAGGGCAAGCCCGCGCCGGAGGGCTACCTGCGCGGCGCCGAGCTGCTGGGTGTGCCGGTCGGGGAGTGCGTGGTGGTCGAGGACAGCACCGCGGGCATCAAGGCCGGGCTGGCCGCCGGGGCCGCGCACGTGCTCGGGGTGGGCAAGGGCGAGGAGGCCGAGGCCGCGACCAGCGCGGTGCCCGACCTGACCGGCGTGCGCTGGACCGGCGCGGGGCTGTCAGTCGGCTGA
- a CDS encoding type II toxin-antitoxin system Phd/YefM family antitoxin: MRVISQREFRDSSAAVMDAVEAGETYVITRNGVEVAEIRPITRRRRLSAEELVARTDIAGCGHRGVRAAPVRR, translated from the coding sequence GTGAGGGTCATCAGCCAACGGGAGTTCCGCGACTCCTCCGCCGCTGTCATGGACGCGGTCGAGGCGGGCGAGACCTACGTGATCACGCGCAACGGCGTGGAGGTCGCCGAGATCCGCCCCATCACACGCCGCAGGCGGCTCTCCGCCGAGGAACTGGTGGCGCGCACCGACATTGCTGGGTGCGGCCATCGCGGAGTTCGAGCCGCTCCCGTTCGACGGTGA
- a CDS encoding alpha-1,3-galactosidase yields MPKLLALSLVLTVLGGGVAHAGPTTPTVVRVSAFGADPSGQRDSAAAVRAAFRHAKSLRAPVRIVFGPGTYQLYPEQAEQRELYVSNTTGADLRYKDKRIGMLVEDMRGVVVDGRGAKLLFHGSQTAFAAIRSTDVTFTGFSFDYVAPKVVDATVTETGPGHRVLRVPSDSPYRVADNQVTWLGETSPATGQPYWQGTGKLQYTQVHDPGARRTWRTSNPLFTGVTSMTDLGGQRIRIGYASPERPTDQGLVYSMRLTDRSEPGAFLWQSKNIVLRDLGAHHLQSFGVVGQFSENITIEGVDFAPDPARGHTSSAFADHIQMSGVRGHVRISGNTFDGPHDDPINVHGTYLEVTGIPAPDTLRLDYPHRETAGFPQYQPGDEVELVDKRTMRPLPNGTARVTAVDGPTGQDHAKPLTTMTIRLDRPLPPGVTPGDTVAENVTWTPSVTITGNHFRNVPTRGVLLTTRRPILLSGNHFDAMTMASVYISADAHQWYESGPVTDLRITGNTFTRPANPVIFIEPTNQDVDPANPVHTGITVSHNNFELTSDVTVLDAKSTGDLRFRTNLIRRQTGPAAPPYRNPLFRFHGSRGYEVTHNLIGPGLNPVVIAN; encoded by the coding sequence ATGCCCAAGCTGCTGGCGTTGTCCCTCGTCTTGACCGTGCTCGGCGGCGGTGTCGCGCACGCCGGCCCCACCACGCCGACCGTGGTCCGGGTAAGCGCTTTCGGCGCCGACCCGTCCGGCCAGCGCGACTCCGCGGCCGCGGTGCGCGCGGCGTTCCGGCACGCGAAGTCCCTGCGCGCGCCGGTGCGGATCGTGTTCGGGCCGGGCACCTACCAGCTGTACCCGGAGCAGGCCGAGCAGCGGGAGCTCTACGTCTCCAACACCACCGGCGCGGACCTGCGGTACAAGGACAAGCGCATCGGCATGCTGGTGGAGGACATGCGCGGGGTGGTCGTGGACGGCCGCGGCGCGAAGCTGCTCTTCCACGGCTCGCAGACCGCCTTCGCCGCGATCCGCTCCACCGACGTGACCTTCACCGGGTTCTCCTTCGACTACGTGGCACCGAAGGTCGTCGACGCCACCGTCACCGAGACCGGCCCGGGCCACCGGGTGCTGCGCGTGCCCTCGGACAGCCCGTACCGCGTGGCGGACAACCAGGTCACCTGGCTCGGCGAGACAAGTCCGGCCACCGGGCAGCCGTACTGGCAGGGCACCGGCAAGCTGCAGTACACGCAGGTGCACGACCCGGGGGCTCGGCGCACCTGGCGCACGTCCAACCCGCTGTTCACCGGCGTCACCTCGATGACCGACCTGGGCGGGCAGCGCATCCGCATCGGGTACGCCTCGCCGGAGCGGCCCACCGACCAGGGGCTGGTGTACTCGATGCGGCTGACCGACCGCTCGGAGCCGGGCGCCTTCCTGTGGCAGTCCAAGAACATCGTGCTGCGCGACCTGGGCGCGCACCACCTGCAGAGCTTCGGCGTCGTCGGGCAGTTCAGCGAGAACATCACGATCGAGGGCGTGGACTTCGCGCCCGATCCCGCGCGCGGGCACACCAGCTCCGCCTTCGCCGACCACATCCAGATGTCGGGTGTGCGGGGACACGTGCGGATCAGCGGCAACACCTTCGACGGCCCGCACGACGATCCGATCAACGTGCACGGCACCTACCTCGAGGTCACCGGGATCCCGGCGCCGGACACGCTGCGGCTGGACTACCCGCACCGGGAGACGGCGGGCTTCCCGCAGTACCAGCCGGGTGACGAGGTCGAACTGGTGGACAAGCGCACGATGCGACCGCTGCCGAACGGCACGGCGCGGGTGACGGCGGTGGACGGCCCGACGGGCCAGGACCACGCGAAACCGCTGACCACGATGACGATCCGCCTGGACCGCCCCCTGCCACCGGGGGTAACGCCCGGGGACACGGTGGCGGAGAACGTGACGTGGACCCCGTCGGTGACGATCACCGGCAACCACTTCCGCAACGTCCCCACCCGAGGCGTCCTGCTGACCACCCGACGCCCGATCCTGTTGTCCGGCAACCACTTCGACGCTATGACCATGGCGAGCGTGTACATCTCGGCGGACGCCCACCAGTGGTACGAGTCGGGCCCGGTGACGGACCTCCGCATCACGGGCAACACCTTCACCCGCCCGGCGAACCCGGTGATCTTCATCGAACCGACCAACCAGGACGTCGACCCGGCGAACCCGGTGCACACGGGCATCACGGTGTCGCACAACAACTTCGAGCTGACCTCGGACGTGACCGTCCTGGACGCCAAGAGCACGGGCGACCTGCGCTTCAGGACCAACCTGATCCGCCGCCAGACGGGCCCGGCCGCACCGCCGTACCGGAACCCGCTGTTCCGCTTCCACGGCAGCCGCGGCTACGAGGTCACCCACAACCTGATCGGCCCGGGCCTGAACCCGGTGGTGATCGCGAACTGA
- a CDS encoding EF-hand domain-containing protein, with amino-acid sequence MATDLQRRKVATVFAAMDANGDGFLDEHDFAALADRWAAVRGPGDHALLREIMLGWWTTLLTASDLDRDNKVTLDEVLGVVDRLPGMPEAVTGTAEAMFQAIDADRDGLIDAAEYRQLIEAWNGRPTDTSATFPALDADGDGRLSREEFRELWYEFWAGDDAQAPGTLVFGPV; translated from the coding sequence ATGGCCACTGACCTGCAACGACGCAAAGTAGCCACGGTGTTCGCGGCGATGGACGCCAACGGCGACGGGTTCCTCGACGAGCACGACTTCGCGGCCCTGGCCGACCGCTGGGCCGCGGTGCGCGGGCCCGGTGACCACGCCTTGCTGCGCGAGATCATGCTCGGCTGGTGGACCACGTTGCTGACCGCCTCGGACCTCGATCGCGACAACAAGGTGACCTTGGACGAGGTGCTCGGGGTGGTCGACCGGCTGCCCGGCATGCCCGAGGCGGTGACCGGGACCGCCGAGGCGATGTTCCAGGCCATCGACGCCGACCGGGACGGGCTCATCGACGCCGCCGAGTACCGGCAGCTCATCGAGGCCTGGAACGGGCGGCCAACCGACACCTCCGCGACCTTCCCCGCACTGGACGCCGACGGGGACGGGCGGCTGTCGCGGGAGGAGTTCCGGGAGCTCTGGTACGAGTTCTGGGCCGGGGACGACGCCCAGGCCCCCGGCACGCTGGTGTTCGGGCCCGTCTAG
- a CDS encoding sodium:proton exchanger, with protein sequence MPATLLRPLGLCFALVLPALLTRFAGLTPDPVVGLLVFGAAVVAASFVLAWTAEAAQADISGGLAIAILAVIAVLPEYAVDLYFAFTAGTNPEYVAYAAANMTGSNRLLLGLGWSLVVLLGLLVAKRRTGRTVRELVLESGHRVELGFLAIASVVAFVIPVSGQISLAFGIVLLLFFGFYLWKVAQGEHEEPDLVGPAARIGALPRRSRRILVGTLFLGAAAVILASAEPFAHNLIASGRQLGVDEFLLVQWLAPLASEAPEFIVAILFALRGNGGAALGTLISSKVNQWTLLVGSLPVAYLIGGGGAGGLVLDARQTEEFLLTATQTLLGVAALLALRFPRWAAWTLLALFAAQFALPGQTARYVLCGVYTVIAIAALVRNRAHILPTLAAPFRRERARERELVG encoded by the coding sequence GTGCCTGCCACGCTGCTGCGCCCGCTCGGACTGTGCTTCGCACTGGTCCTGCCCGCGCTCCTCACCCGCTTCGCCGGGCTCACCCCCGATCCGGTCGTGGGGCTGCTCGTGTTCGGCGCCGCCGTGGTGGCCGCCTCGTTCGTGCTGGCCTGGACCGCGGAGGCCGCGCAGGCCGACATCTCCGGAGGCCTGGCCATCGCGATCCTCGCGGTCATCGCCGTGCTGCCGGAGTACGCGGTCGACCTCTACTTCGCCTTCACCGCGGGCACCAACCCCGAGTACGTGGCCTACGCCGCGGCCAACATGACCGGCTCCAACCGGCTGCTGCTGGGCCTGGGCTGGTCGCTGGTGGTGCTGCTCGGACTTCTCGTGGCCAAGCGCCGCACCGGGCGGACCGTGCGCGAGCTCGTGCTGGAGTCCGGGCACCGCGTCGAGCTCGGCTTCCTCGCCATCGCCTCGGTGGTCGCCTTCGTCATCCCGGTCAGCGGCCAGATCTCGCTGGCCTTCGGCATCGTGCTGCTGCTGTTCTTCGGCTTCTACCTGTGGAAGGTCGCCCAGGGCGAGCACGAGGAGCCCGACCTGGTCGGCCCGGCCGCACGCATCGGCGCCCTGCCCCGGCGATCGCGGCGGATCCTGGTCGGGACGCTGTTCCTCGGCGCTGCCGCGGTGATCCTGGCCAGCGCGGAACCCTTCGCGCACAACCTGATCGCCTCCGGACGGCAGCTCGGCGTGGACGAGTTCCTGCTCGTGCAGTGGCTGGCGCCGCTGGCCTCGGAAGCCCCGGAGTTCATCGTGGCCATCCTGTTCGCCTTGCGCGGCAACGGCGGCGCGGCGCTGGGCACGCTGATCTCCAGCAAGGTCAACCAGTGGACGCTGCTGGTCGGCAGCCTGCCGGTGGCCTACCTGATCGGCGGGGGCGGCGCGGGCGGCCTGGTGCTGGACGCCCGCCAGACCGAGGAGTTCCTGCTCACCGCCACGCAGACCCTGCTGGGCGTGGCGGCCCTGCTGGCGCTGCGGTTCCCGCGCTGGGCGGCGTGGACGCTGCTGGCCCTGTTCGCCGCGCAGTTCGCCCTGCCCGGCCAGACCGCGCGCTACGTGCTGTGCGGTGTGTACACGGTGATCGCGATCGCGGCCCTGGTGCGCAACCGGGCGCACATCCTGCCCACGCTGGCCGCACCGTTCCGCCGGGAACGGGCCCGGGAGCGCGAGCTCGTGGGCTGA
- a CDS encoding acyl-CoA dehydrogenase family protein produces the protein MAGPRTAALDIADLAREVAPTTEAGRALAPALLAALREHGLLSLGVPWALGGGECPPGEALAVAETLARGDASTGWCVSIATTSGLLGAYLAPEGAQEVFGDTRTVAAGVWAPRGRGTPVDGGVVVSGRWAFCSGIPHAGWLFAGFAQDGGAEPVLRVAALPKAELEVLDTWHTTGLRGTGSHDTVAREVFVPAHRTFSVVAGPPANTTALYRFPLFGFFALSVAAAALGNAFGALEEFLALARGRSPLGSRRTLAERSAAQVAVAEAEAALRAARLFCHQAVDEAWSAAQGTEPVPVAARTALRLAATHATRTAKRVVADLYDLAGGAAIYDDSPLQRRFRDAHTATAHFQVNQASAELTGRVLLGLPARTEQL, from the coding sequence GTGGCTGGACCGCGCACCGCCGCACTCGACATCGCCGACCTGGCCCGCGAGGTGGCGCCCACGACCGAGGCCGGTCGGGCGCTTGCCCCCGCGCTGCTGGCCGCGCTGCGCGAGCACGGGCTGCTCTCCCTCGGTGTGCCCTGGGCCCTCGGCGGAGGCGAGTGCCCGCCCGGGGAGGCGCTGGCGGTCGCGGAGACCCTGGCCCGGGGTGACGCCTCGACCGGGTGGTGCGTGTCCATCGCGACCACGAGCGGGTTGCTCGGTGCCTACCTGGCACCGGAAGGGGCGCAGGAGGTGTTCGGCGACACCCGGACCGTGGCCGCCGGGGTCTGGGCACCGCGCGGGCGGGGCACGCCGGTGGACGGCGGTGTCGTGGTGTCCGGGCGGTGGGCGTTCTGCTCCGGGATCCCGCACGCCGGCTGGCTCTTCGCCGGGTTCGCGCAGGACGGCGGTGCCGAGCCCGTGCTGCGGGTGGCCGCGCTGCCCAAGGCGGAGCTGGAGGTGCTGGACACCTGGCACACCACCGGGCTGCGCGGCACCGGCAGTCATGACACCGTGGCACGTGAGGTGTTCGTACCCGCGCACCGCACGTTCTCCGTGGTGGCCGGGCCGCCCGCGAACACCACCGCGCTCTACCGGTTCCCGCTGTTCGGGTTCTTCGCGCTCTCCGTCGCCGCCGCGGCCCTGGGCAACGCCTTCGGCGCCCTGGAGGAGTTCCTCGCGCTGGCCCGGGGCCGCAGCCCGCTGGGATCGCGCCGCACGCTGGCCGAGCGGTCCGCCGCGCAGGTCGCGGTGGCCGAGGCGGAGGCGGCGCTGCGGGCCGCGCGCCTGTTCTGCCACCAGGCGGTCGACGAGGCGTGGTCGGCCGCGCAGGGCACCGAACCGGTGCCGGTGGCCGCCCGCACCGCGCTGCGCCTGGCCGCCACCCACGCCACCCGCACGGCGAAACGGGTCGTGGCCGACCTCTACGACCTGGCGGGCGGGGCCGCGATCTACGACGACTCCCCGTTGCAGCGCCGCTTCCGCGACGCGCACACCGCCACCGCGCACTTCCAGGTCAACCAGGCCTCCGCCGAGCTGACCGGGCGCGTGCTGCTCGGGCTGCCCGCGCGGACGGAGCAGCTGTGA
- a CDS encoding ArsR/SmtB family transcription factor — protein MPNSPEPPTLPATTTEPTPAQLRASAETFALLASPVRLHLVWLITHGSYDVGTLAQRVGIGIATVSQHLSKLRLAGIVSGHRDGRRLFYTVDDPHVLTVVEQIFAHIAPDGTLAPDPPMPPRHER, from the coding sequence ATGCCGAACTCACCCGAACCACCGACACTGCCCGCCACCACCACTGAGCCCACCCCGGCCCAGCTGCGGGCGAGCGCGGAGACCTTCGCCCTGCTGGCCAGCCCGGTGCGCCTGCACCTGGTCTGGCTGATCACCCACGGTTCCTACGACGTGGGCACGCTGGCCCAGCGCGTGGGCATCGGCATCGCCACGGTGTCGCAGCACCTGAGCAAGCTGCGCCTGGCGGGCATCGTGAGCGGGCACCGGGACGGGCGGCGGCTGTTCTACACCGTCGACGACCCGCACGTGCTGACCGTGGTGGAGCAGATCTTCGCCCACATCGCGCCGGACGGGACGCTGGCGCCGGACCCGCCGATGCCACCGAGGCACGAGCGGTAG
- a CDS encoding winged helix-turn-helix transcriptional regulator, which yields MTPREPVDAQAHPRRFRGESVGRALDLVGERWTLLILREAFFGVRRYAQFVRNLGIPRPTLSARLKTLVETGLFTKVAYAAEPDRFEYRLTQAGRELFPAIVVLMHWGDRYVPHPDGPPVVLAHNDCGQPADVYLACRHCGGEVGTHSVTAHPGPGSAD from the coding sequence ATGACTCCACGTGAACCCGTCGACGCGCAGGCGCACCCCCGCCGGTTCCGCGGCGAGTCCGTCGGCCGGGCCCTGGACCTGGTCGGCGAGCGGTGGACGCTGCTCATCCTGCGCGAGGCGTTCTTCGGTGTGCGGCGCTACGCGCAGTTCGTGCGCAACCTCGGCATCCCCCGCCCGACCCTGTCCGCCCGGCTGAAGACACTCGTCGAGACCGGGCTGTTCACCAAGGTCGCCTACGCGGCCGAGCCGGACCGGTTCGAGTACCGCCTCACCCAGGCCGGGCGCGAGCTGTTCCCGGCGATCGTGGTGCTGATGCACTGGGGCGACCGGTACGTGCCGCACCCGGACGGGCCGCCGGTGGTGCTGGCGCACAACGACTGCGGCCAGCCCGCCGACGTCTACCTGGCCTGCCGCCACTGCGGCGGTGAGGTCGGCACGCACTCGGTGACCGCCCACCCGGGGCCCGGCTCAGCCGACTGA
- a CDS encoding carbonic anhydrase family protein, which produces MAQSQVPLQSPINITPDAIRIDPSHPKLDVNYGSAPLELRYVRKDADAANGCATRHHEETEEAEVPAGAGHVIAAGVRYDLIQFHFHTPSEHTFLGHHLPLEMHLVHRSAAGKLLVVGVPLRAGAHSAVDEVLAKLSPECGDTVDVHSLDLNRLLPANRHMLRYQGSLTTAPFSGDVQWYVASEFHVSQATISRFQHLFTAGNARSTQPLNGRTLTEVGRI; this is translated from the coding sequence GTGGCGCAGTCGCAGGTGCCCCTGCAGAGCCCGATCAACATCACCCCGGACGCCATCCGGATCGACCCGTCCCACCCGAAGCTCGACGTGAACTACGGCAGCGCGCCGCTGGAACTGCGGTACGTGCGCAAGGACGCCGACGCCGCCAACGGCTGCGCCACGCGCCACCACGAGGAGACCGAGGAGGCAGAGGTCCCGGCGGGCGCCGGGCACGTCATCGCCGCCGGTGTCCGCTACGACCTCATCCAGTTCCACTTCCACACCCCCTCCGAGCACACCTTCCTGGGCCACCACCTGCCGCTGGAGATGCACCTGGTGCACCGCAGCGCGGCGGGCAAGCTGCTCGTCGTCGGCGTGCCGCTGCGCGCGGGCGCGCACTCGGCGGTGGACGAGGTGCTGGCCAAGCTCTCCCCGGAGTGCGGCGACACGGTCGACGTGCACAGCCTGGACCTGAACCGCCTGCTGCCCGCCAACCGCCACATGCTGCGCTACCAGGGCTCGCTGACCACCGCCCCGTTCAGCGGGGACGTGCAGTGGTACGTGGCGAGCGAGTTCCACGTCAGCCAGGCCACGATCAGCCGCTTCCAGCACCTGTTCACCGCGGGCAACGCCCGGTCGACACAGCCGCTGAACGGCCGCACCCTCACCGAGGTCGGCCGCATCTGA
- a CDS encoding TIGR03620 family F420-dependent LLM class oxidoreductase: protein MLELGKYGIWTFDFEDQSAAVVRDSVRALEEQGWPTVWIPERDGREALTHAGFLLAATERLNVVNGIAQIWSRGAAWTHGAAHLLADAYPDRHVLGLGGGGVRAGVRPLAAMTAYLDELDAQASPNPAPATPVRRILAAYGPKMLALARDRALGAHTYHVTVEHTAQAREILGDAFLGVEQAVLFETDPARARAIARAHLADYVGPGATYNLAKFRRLGFTEEDLSDGGSDRFVDELVFWGDVDSVVARLAGHVAAGADHVGVQVIGTAPGTTAVPHWQRLAEALLVAV from the coding sequence ATGCTGGAACTGGGCAAGTACGGGATCTGGACGTTCGACTTCGAGGACCAGTCGGCCGCGGTGGTCCGCGATTCGGTGCGGGCACTGGAGGAACAGGGCTGGCCGACGGTCTGGATCCCGGAGCGCGACGGCCGCGAAGCGCTGACGCACGCGGGTTTCCTGCTGGCCGCCACCGAGCGGCTGAACGTGGTCAACGGCATCGCCCAGATCTGGTCCCGGGGCGCGGCCTGGACGCACGGCGCGGCACACCTGCTGGCCGACGCCTATCCGGACCGGCACGTGCTGGGCCTGGGCGGTGGCGGCGTCCGCGCCGGGGTCCGCCCGCTGGCGGCGATGACGGCCTACCTGGACGAGTTGGACGCCCAGGCCAGCCCGAACCCGGCCCCGGCCACCCCGGTCCGCCGGATCCTGGCGGCCTACGGCCCGAAGATGCTGGCACTGGCGCGCGACCGTGCCCTGGGCGCGCACACCTACCACGTGACCGTCGAGCACACCGCGCAGGCGAGGGAGATCCTCGGCGACGCCTTCCTCGGCGTGGAGCAGGCGGTGCTGTTCGAGACCGACCCGGCGAGGGCGCGCGCGATCGCCCGGGCACACCTGGCGGACTACGTGGGGCCGGGGGCGACCTACAACCTGGCGAAGTTCCGGCGGCTGGGGTTCACCGAGGAGGACCTGTCGGACGGGGGCAGCGACCGGTTCGTGGACGAGCTGGTCTTCTGGGGCGATGTGGACTCGGTGGTGGCGAGGCTGGCCGGGCACGTGGCGGCGGGGGCGGATCACGTTGGGGTGCAGGTGATTGGGACGGCGCCGGGCACGACGGCGGTGCCGCACTGGCAACGGCTGGCCGAGGCGTTGCTGGTCGCGGTCTGA